A single region of the Vibrio cyclitrophicus genome encodes:
- a CDS encoding helix-turn-helix transcriptional regulator: protein MQKDNPIPARLKAARKKAKITQKDLGVKIGMEQSSASGRMNHYEKGRHVPDIGTLERMAEELDVPLNYFFCRSELSAELACAIDKMSDEEKAVLLENLKNEK, encoded by the coding sequence GTGCAAAAAGACAACCCCATCCCAGCGAGGCTCAAAGCTGCGCGTAAAAAAGCCAAGATCACCCAAAAAGATTTAGGGGTGAAAATTGGTATGGAGCAGAGTTCTGCTAGCGGTCGTATGAATCATTACGAGAAAGGCAGGCATGTGCCTGATATTGGTACGCTTGAACGCATGGCTGAAGAGTTAGATGTGCCGCTGAATTACTTTTTCTGTAGGAGCGAATTGAGCGCTGAGTTAGCGTGCGCAATTGATAAGATGAGTGATGAAGAGAAGGCGGTGTTGCTGGAGAACCTAAAGAACGAGAAGTAA
- a CDS encoding DEAD/DEAH box helicase family protein, translated as MLRAWQAECAAQAIEKFTSNKHSHFFCQATPGAGKTVMAAEVASRLFEQGMIDLVLCFSPSLTVAEGMKKTFSWKLECSFNGGLGSLGGSYTYQSIRFLEQNFWNTVSKYRVLVVFDEIHHCSFDDEGRSNSWGLEIVSKIQGFARYTLALSGTPWRSDRLPIVMAEYSDPDGKVVCDYQYGLQQAVKDEVCRRPKIVLIDNEHLSVKAGSDNQHFASILDCLKQSDVSYQSVIHNEDAMNYILNNGCQKLAQIRQESPSAGGLVVASSIKHAKDIQKRLVEHFNQSACIVTYHHDNPLHEIESFRHSKVQWIVSVGMISEGTDIPRLQVCCHMSSVKTELYFRQVLGRILRINDSPNQEAWLYTFAEESLIGFAERIEQDIPDSCMYIKQDNNVPSGVDEIRLPSSTVSESVQFNRPQPSLLSWGKTSDVINSNNAGFTLAFDELRLGQFKQRVITAFI; from the coding sequence ATGTTAAGAGCATGGCAAGCCGAGTGCGCAGCTCAAGCTATCGAGAAATTCACTTCAAACAAGCATTCACACTTCTTCTGCCAAGCGACTCCTGGAGCTGGTAAAACCGTTATGGCCGCCGAGGTCGCGAGTCGGTTATTTGAACAAGGCATGATTGACTTAGTGCTGTGTTTCTCTCCTTCACTGACTGTTGCGGAAGGGATGAAAAAGACCTTTTCATGGAAACTAGAATGTTCCTTTAATGGAGGCTTGGGTTCTCTTGGGGGCTCTTACACCTATCAATCAATCCGTTTTTTAGAACAGAACTTTTGGAACACCGTCAGTAAATATCGAGTCTTAGTCGTATTTGATGAGATCCACCATTGTTCGTTTGATGATGAGGGGCGGTCAAACTCATGGGGGCTAGAAATTGTCTCGAAGATCCAAGGCTTTGCTCGTTATACTCTAGCGCTGTCGGGCACTCCTTGGCGTTCTGATCGGTTACCGATTGTCATGGCTGAGTATTCTGATCCTGATGGCAAGGTTGTTTGCGATTACCAATACGGTTTGCAACAAGCTGTTAAAGACGAAGTATGCCGCCGCCCGAAGATTGTTTTGATAGATAATGAACACCTGAGTGTAAAAGCTGGCAGTGACAATCAACACTTCGCCTCTATTCTTGATTGCCTTAAACAATCCGATGTCTCTTATCAAAGCGTCATTCACAACGAAGACGCTATGAATTACATATTAAATAATGGCTGCCAAAAGCTAGCGCAGATAAGGCAAGAGTCCCCAAGTGCTGGAGGCTTGGTGGTCGCCTCTTCTATTAAGCACGCTAAAGATATTCAAAAGCGACTTGTTGAGCACTTTAATCAATCAGCATGCATCGTGACTTATCACCATGATAATCCGTTACATGAAATTGAGTCCTTTCGTCACTCAAAGGTTCAGTGGATAGTCAGTGTTGGGATGATAAGTGAAGGAACGGATATTCCAAGGCTTCAGGTTTGCTGCCATATGAGTTCGGTAAAAACGGAACTCTATTTTAGGCAAGTGCTCGGGCGAATTTTAAGAATCAATGATTCACCCAACCAAGAAGCGTGGTTGTATACCTTTGCTGAAGAAAGTCTGATTGGGTTTGCTGAAAGAATTGAGCAGGATATTCCTGATAGCTGCATGTACATTAAACAAGATAACAACGTACCGAGTGGTGTTGATGAAATACGCCTGCCGTCAAGTACGGTGTCGGAAAGCGTTCAATTTAATCGACCCCAACCAAGCTTACTCAGTTGGGGAAAAACTTCAGATGTCATTAATTCAAATAATGCTGGGTTCACTTTAGCATTTGATGAACTGAGGTTGGGCCAATTTAAACAACGAGTTATCACCGCATTTATCTAA
- a CDS encoding GIY-YIG nuclease family protein, producing MTRGTQLKIYLANGSVTGIRHAEIVNWTGQAIAVPRVHIKELSEWEETQRPGVYFLFGYNAESGNSLVYVGEAEHIQKRLSQHLAGKEFWNEAICFTNKDENLTKAHVKYLEARLIEIILESKRYDLDNDKQPPTSSLPRGERDAMETFIDNIRTVIGSLGHKLLESKVSQTTTPLPSEPESMVLQLKVKKVNAKAMLTDEGIVVLKGSQALTIAQPSLSKGYTKLRSNLEDKGILASSGDRLVAAEDILFTSASQAAAVLLGYPCSGPDYWRSATGKTLKEIEAESI from the coding sequence ATGACTAGAGGAACGCAACTCAAAATATACTTGGCGAACGGCTCTGTGACAGGTATTCGACATGCTGAAATTGTGAACTGGACAGGTCAGGCTATTGCGGTTCCTAGAGTACACATCAAAGAGCTCTCTGAATGGGAAGAAACTCAGCGGCCCGGGGTTTACTTTTTATTTGGTTACAACGCAGAGAGTGGCAATAGCCTTGTTTACGTTGGAGAAGCTGAACATATTCAAAAACGCTTATCACAACATTTAGCAGGCAAAGAGTTCTGGAATGAAGCCATTTGCTTTACCAACAAAGATGAAAACTTAACCAAAGCACACGTTAAGTATCTTGAAGCTCGTTTGATCGAAATTATCTTAGAGTCAAAACGATACGATCTCGATAATGACAAGCAACCACCGACGTCTTCATTACCCAGAGGTGAAAGAGACGCCATGGAGACCTTTATTGACAACATTCGCACTGTTATCGGTTCTTTAGGGCACAAGTTGTTGGAGTCGAAGGTGTCTCAAACAACTACACCCTTACCAAGCGAACCAGAAAGTATGGTGCTGCAGCTCAAGGTAAAAAAAGTTAATGCTAAGGCAATGCTTACGGATGAAGGCATTGTCGTTTTGAAAGGGTCCCAGGCATTAACAATAGCTCAACCTAGTTTATCTAAAGGCTATACGAAGCTACGTAGTAACCTAGAAGATAAGGGGATTCTAGCGTCATCAGGAGACCGCCTAGTAGCAGCCGAAGACATTCTATTTACTAGCGCCTCTCAAGCCGCCGCAGTACTGCTTGGTTACCCTTGCAGCGGGCCCGATTACTGGAGAAGTGCTACAGGTAAAACACTGAAAGAGATTGAAGCGGAATCTATTTAG